Proteins encoded within one genomic window of Humulus lupulus chromosome 1, drHumLupu1.1, whole genome shotgun sequence:
- the LOC133808744 gene encoding metal transporter Nramp3.2-like encodes MSSQEPDQPLLFGSEEDEAAYDSDEKVLIIGIDEAADDDDSGVPPFSWKKLWLFTGPGFLMSIAFLDPGNLEGDLQAGAIAGYSLLWLLLWATAMGLLVQLLAARLGVATGRHLSELCREEYPKWASLVLWVMAELALIGADIQEVIGSAIAIKILSNGYLPLWAGVIITALDCFIFLFLENYGVRKLEAVFAVLIATMALSFAWMFGETKPSGSELLIGILIPKLSSKTIKQAVGVVGCVIMPHNVFLHSALVQSREIDHSKKGRVQEALNYYSIESTIALVISFIINLFVTTVFAKGFYGTELASSIGLGNAGQYLQDKYGGGMFPILYIWAIGLLAAGQSSTITGTYAGQFIMGGFLNLRLKKWLRALITRSFAIIPTMIVALIFDSSEDTLDVLNEWLNVLQSVQIPFALIPLLYLVSKEQIMGSFKIGPLLKTVAWTVAALVILINGYLLLEFFSSEVNGVVFGTAVSAFTTAYVVFIVYLIYRGFSLSSLRGLVQSKGITDSGN; translated from the exons ATGTCGTCCCAAGAGCCTGACCAGCCGCTGTTGTTCGGCTCCGAGGAAGACGAGGCCGCCTATGACTCAGACGAAAAGGTTCTTATCATTGGGATCGACGAAGCCGCCGACGATGACGACTCCGGCGTGCCGCCGTTTTCGTGGAAAAAGCTCTGGCTCTTCACCGGTCCCGGGTTTTTGATGAGCATCGCTTTTCTTGATCCTGGAAACTTGGAGGGTGATCTTCAGGCTGGAGCCATTGCTGGGTACTCGCTCTTGTGGCTGCTGTTGTGGGCCACGGCTATGGGGCTGTTGGTTCAGTTATTGGCGGCGCGGCTCGGCGTCGCCACTGGGAGACACTTGTCCGAGCTTTGCAGGGAGGAGTACCCCAAGTGGGCTTCGCTGGTGCTTTGGGTTATGGCTGAGCTGGCTTTGATTGGGGCTGACATACAAGAGGTCATTGGGAGTGCTATTGCCATTAAGATACTGAGTAATGGCTATTTACCACTTTGGGCCGGGGTCATTATCACAGCTTTGGATTG cttTATCTTTCTCTTTCTGGAGAACTATGGTGTGAGGAAATTGGAGGCAGTTTTTGCGGTTCTTATTGCAACAATGGCGCTGTCATTTGCATGGATGTTTGGAGAAACAAAGCCTAGTGGTTCAGAACTTCTTATAG GTATTTTGATTCCAAAGCTTAGTTCGAAAACTATAAAGCAAGCTGTTGGAGTTGTAGGTTGTGTCATTATGCCTCACAATGTATTTTTGCACTCTGCTCTTGTACAGTCAAGAGAAATTGACCACAGCAAGAAGGGGAGAGTCCAAGAAGCTCTAAATTACTATAGCATAGAGTCCACTATTGCTCTTGTGATCTCCTTCATTATCAATCTATTTGTGACGACTGTATTTGCCAAGGGATTTTATGGAACAGAACTAGCCAGTAGTATTGGCCTTGGAAATGCAGGACAGTATCTTCAAGACAAGTATGGAGGAGGGATGTTTCCCATTTTGTATATCTGGGCTATTGGGTTATTAGCTGCTGGCCAAAGCAGTACCATTACTGGTACTTATGCTGGGCAGTTTATCATGGGAGGTTTTCTAAACTTGAGATTGAAAAAATGGCTGCGGGCATTGATTACTCGAAGTTTCGCAATTATTCCAACTATGATTGTTGCTCTCATCTTTGATTCCTCCGAGGATACGTTGGATGTTCTAAATGAGTGGCTTAATGTGCTTCAGTCAGTTCAGATCCCTTTTGCACTTATTCCCCTGCTCTATTTGGTTTCAAAGGAGCAAATCATGGGCAGTTTCAAAATTGGCCCTTTACTCAAG acTGTGGCATGGACTGTGGCTGCCCTGGTGATACTTATCAATGGGTATCTATTGCTCGAGTTCTTCTCATCAGAGGTGAATGGAGTGGTTTTTGGCACTGCTGTCAGTGCATTTACCACTGCGTATGTTGTGTTCATTGTTTACCTCATCTACCGAGGCTTTTCCTTATCAAGCTTGAGAGGCCTTGTACAGTCCAAGGGAATCACAGATTCGGGAAACTGA